A stretch of Episyrphus balteatus chromosome 2, idEpiBalt1.1, whole genome shotgun sequence DNA encodes these proteins:
- the LOC129912150 gene encoding glutathione S-transferase theta-3-like: MSTNLKLYIDFISQPCRSLYIILKQSGVPFDKVLIDLAKGEQLTSEYKKINRFQKVPCITDGDFKLAESGAILRYLASTKRLSESLYSNNIQERAHIDEFLEWHYTLRKEIMNFFYLDWLGPLRSGQPTPAEELANGRRDMEKVFDILEKTWLNSSKYVTGSKITAADIFGVSELQQTTLSKYDVGRNYPKIAEWIENVRQETNPHFDDAHKILYKIAKISK; this comes from the exons ATGTCCACTAATTTAAAACTATACATTGACTTTATTTCACAACCATGTCGATCTCTTTACATCATTCTTAAACAAAGTGGAGTTCCATTTGATAAGGTTTTAATTGATCTTGCCAAAG gcGAACAGTTAACAAGTGAATATAAAAAGATAAATCGGTTTCAAAAAGTTCCATGCATCACAGATGGAGATTTCAAACTTGCCGAATCAGGGGCTATCCTGAG ATACCTCGCTTCAACAAAACGACTTTCTGAAAGCCTTTATAGCAATAATATACAAGAACGTGCTCACATTGATGAGTTTCTAGAATGGCATTACACTCTCCGTAAAGAAATTatgaatttcttttatttagatTGGTTAGGTCCATTACGATCAGGCCAACCAACGCCAGCAGAAGAATTGGCAAATGGAAGGAGAGATatggaaaaagtttttgatataCTAGAAAAGACTTGGTTAAATTCATCCAAATATGTAACTGGTAGTAAAATAACGGCTGCTGATATATTTGGAGTTTCTGAACTCCAACAAACAA CACTATCAAAATATGATGTTGGAAGGAATTATCCTAAAATTGCTGAGTGGATTGAAAATGTTCGCCAAGAAACAAATCCCCATTTTGATGATGCACAtaagattttatataaaattgctaaaatatcaaaataa
- the LOC129910037 gene encoding glutathione S-transferase theta-1, whose amino-acid sequence MSKPISYYYDLMSQPSRAMWIIFKMSGTPFEDCPVALRKGEHLSKEYKQNVNRFQKVPCINDNGFKLAESVAILRYLNQKGSISTALYPSEVQEQARVDEFLEWHHLTLRLGCALYFRKKVLEPLMTGQQPKAESMERLKETMEGNLDIFEKIWLEKGKYLTGDSLTAADIFAACEIEQTRAAGYDACDKYPKIKEWINKVRKEASPHYEFAHTYLNKLAIVQSKM is encoded by the exons atgtcaaaaccaataTCTTATTACTACGACCTAATGTCCCAACCCTCGAGGGCAATGTGGATCATTTTTAAGATGAGTGGTACACCTTTCGAAGATTGTCCAGTAGCATTAAGAAAAG GTGAACATTTGTCCAAAGAATACAAGCAGAATGTCAATCGTTTTCAAAAGGTTCCATGTATCAATGATAATGGCTTTAAATTAGCTGAAAGTGTTGCTATTTTGAG ATATCTTAACCAAAAGGGTAGCATTTCTACTGCTTTATACCCCAGTGAGGTCCAAGAACAAGCTCGTGTCGATGAGTTTCTTGAATGGCATCATCTAACTCTTCGTTTGGGATGTGCAttgtattttagaaaaaaagttctaGAGCCTTTGATGACTGGCCAACAACCAAAGGCAGAATCGATGGAAAGACTTAAAGAGACTATGGAAGGAAATTTggatatttttgagaaaatctgGTTGGAAAAGGGAAAGTATTTAACTGGTGATAGTCTAACAGCTGCCGATATATTTGCTGCATGTGAAATTGAACAAACAA GAGCTGCTGGTTATGATGCCTGTGATAAATATCCAAAGATTAAAGAATGGATTAACAAAGTAAGGAAGGAAGCAAGTCCTCACTATGAGTTTGCCCAcacttatttaaataaactTGCTATTGTTCAATCAAAGATGTAG
- the LOC129910141 gene encoding replication factor C subunit 5: protein MSTDAEKTSRMPWVEKYRPAKLDDLISHDEIISTINRFIEKKQLPHLLFYGPPGTGKTSTILACAKQLYTPAQFKSMVLELNASDDRGINIVRGQILNFASTRTIFSGTFKLIILDEADAMTNDAQNALRRIIEKYTENVRFCVICNYLSKIIPAVQSRCTRFRFAPLSPEQILPRLDKIIESERLTVTADGKQALMVLSKGDMRKVLNVLQSTSMAFNIVNEDNVYTCVGHPLRKDIERVLETLMSTESFEKAYDEIQKVKNAKGLALEDILTELHLFVMRIELPMSVMNKIIIKMADIEERLAKGCTEGTQTTALIAAFFICRDMVTLES, encoded by the exons atGTCAACAGATGCAGAAAAAACTTCACGAATGCCTTG GGTTGAAAAATATCGCCCGGCAAAACTCGACGATCTCATATCACACGATGAAATTATTTCAACAA TAAATAGATTCATCGAAAAGAAACAACTTCCCCATTTGCTCTTCTATGGGCCTCCGGGAACAGGTAAAACTAGTACAATTTTGGCATGTGCCAAACAACTCTACACACCGGCACAATTCAAATCAATGGTCTTGGAATTGAATGCCTCCGATGATCGTGGTATCAACATAGTTCGAGGACAAATTCTTAATTTTGCCTCGACTAGAACTATTTTTAGTGGAACATTCAAATTGATTATATTGGATGAAGCCGATGCAATGACAAATGATGCACAAAATGCTTTAAGAAGGA TCATTGAAAAGTACACAGAAAATGTTCGTTTCTGTGTCATTTGTAATTATTTGAGTAAAATCATTCCTGCTGTTCAATCGAGATGCACTCGATTCCGGTTTGCTCCTTTATCTCCTGAACAGATTCTACCTCGTTTAGATAAGATCATTGAGTCGGAAAG ACTGACAGTTACTGCAGATGGCAAACAAGCCTTGATGGTCCTTTCTAAGGGTGATATGCGAAAAGTACTCAACGTTTTGCAAAGTACTTCGATGGCATTTAATATTGTCAATGAGGACAATGTCTACACTTGTGTTGGCCACCCATTGCGAAAGGATATCGAAAGAGTGCTGGAAACTCTAATGTCCACTGAGAGTTTTGAAAAGGCGTATGATG aaattcaaaaagttaaaaatgcaAAAGGTCTAGCTTTGGAGGATATTTTAACTGAACTTCATTTATTTGTTATGAGAA ttgagcTACCAATGAGTgttatgaataaaattattataaaaatggcTGATATTGAAGAAAGACTAGCCAAGGGATGTACAGAAGGAACACAAACCACAGCTTTGATTGCAGCATTTTTCATTTGTCGTGATATGGTTACATTAGAATCTTAA
- the LOC129912679 gene encoding uncharacterized protein LOC129912679 isoform X2, producing the protein MKRYSEDTQRSKAPPNLSVLPRTAADNDLMIRLRESIKQKEEFLKSPLPHTQPNFFHSQQPMTMSARGQVAAKIATSKQQPITRDLLPASCDMQNFYAKNLPPNLADSMRTTTTTSSSNNRGDIMKTTIMRYRNMSSTGSSGSMSGASSSSSTMKDKFHKELEYLESLPEMGVTNQVFERKLVSTRAKGGFDPFKPLTINTSLDGSNSVLNKPIIYDTVQHCVVDGQQSSRMEIYKANVASAGMDEYHVPNKYSSSKTVENHHRTESKQSLTDIAEAGDMPSIPVSSEVVRRYKPINIDDNKPMRRISYLRATNNENEYNTDVTTTTTTTTASEVSDAESKRTSINSEIRDSIHIENVPEMNGKHETKDVATEVEVFETEMEVKSSCIYGKRMSEYRSWRQVKIEIKGDILKIYSGRSSKSETNVIELDVKMFNIVDESADKKKYVFRLQSKPRVQNNLTTSSSSSSSASVPASGNTDLLYDETQEKLSSSSSSTATNNSEHTEIVFKTKSATEMKRIFNLLQEKCNMNNSDTDLKEKQLAEPQKTAAATTMPTITYCDDNVVQQQTQQQQQEYSPQSSTSRGGDIEIESISPVMKSRKSQHKNLPDKDLGSPKAKNWKDLLFRRNHGTSADISPSTLASSSKTTGSIGVPLRTCPMSKNNEYVPLIVDVCTNIVETKGLSVIGIYRIPGNKAAISELKDQVNKTDFCWDRCNTDVRWEDVNVVSSLLKLFIRSLPDALLPSNFYNHFIEADKKIGLLRLRELKDLLRSLPRNSYETMKHLIRHLSRVSKNCHINLMEPKNLAIIFGPSIIRTPNETLEIAVKDMKHQCRIVELLLTQYDYFFEDGELPEIEANVASITSSSTSSSHQDQTSLLLDNVSKIERLNDRESLTSRLIPHLRRRTHSKRSAVSSDTYSGESVLSLEYGNKKTSDSPPAASTPTSKEHQSFENASKERSVVDNVSILTDEESSNSRISDSGSMSLTTITDTLDSKLRNLRSGSESNDENNGSPNRQQRGDNFARRHTFGQPLILHENIPYADESPERHHHNEMTNFKTFASRNSAIVRDFPKNIRFSSVYEAACSDDSEGSTTSDPKEALIISSPSFFLERYKKRRDHRLFRSASFNCRNYSNRSAAGGGGGGGGVGGGGGGGGGGTVGCNNSALTKDEKTDMNLTKKRQIQNKQNRSIKRRHTVGGPHDYTATTVVRRAAATPSQLASGAVVVPSNGSGNNNVADHVLEVGIRIKNVNRRY; encoded by the exons atGAAAAGATACTCGGAAGATACTCAACG CTCTAAAGCTCCACCTAATTTATCAGTATTACCACGAACCGCTGCAGACAATGACCTGATGATCCGGCTGCGTGAAAGCATCAAGCAGAAGGAAGAATTCCTCAAATCACCACTGCCGCACACGCAGCCGAATTTTTTCCATTCCCAGCAACCAATGACGATGTCAGCTCGTGGTCAAGTTGCGGCAAAAATTGCCACTTCTAAACAACAACCAATAACTAGAGATCTCCTGCCGGCTAGTTGTGATATGCAAAATTTCTATGCGAAAAATCTACCACCGAACTTGGCCGATAGCATGAGAACAACAACGACAACCAGCAGCAGCAATAATCGTGGTGATATTATGAAGACAACGATAATGCGCTACCGAAATATGTCCAGCACCGGTAGCAGTGGTAGCATGAGTGGTGCAAGCAGTAGTAGTAGTACAATGAAAGACAAATTCCATAAGGAATTGGAATATTTGGAATCCCTACCTGAAATGGGTGTTACCAATCAAGT GTTTGAAAGGAAGCTGGTATCAACAAGAGCGAAAGGAGGATTTGATCCATTTAAACCACTGACGATCAACACATCCTTGGATGGTAGTAATAGCGTGCTAAATAAGCCCATAATTTACGACACAGTGCAGCATTGTGTGGTTGATGGACAGCAGAGCAGTAGAATGGAAATCTATAAGGCAAATGTGGCATCTGCTGGAATGGATGAATACCATGTGCCAAATA aATACTCCTCTTCAAAAACTGTTGAAAATCATCATCGTACAGAATCGAAACAGTCGCTGACTGATATTGCAGAAGCTGGGGATATGCCAAGCATACCAG TTTCTTCGGAAGTCGTTCGACGATATAAGCCAATTAATATTGACGATAATAAACCGATGCGTAGGATATCATATTTAAGGGCCACCAACAACGAAAATGAATACAATACAGATGTAacgacgacaacaacaacaactacagcaAGTGAAGTTTCAGATGCCGAAAGCAAGCGCACATCGATAAATAGTGAAATACGCGATAg cattcACATAGAGAATGTTCCTGAAATGAATGGAAAACATGAAACAAAAGATGTGGCAACTGAAGTTGAAGTTTTTGAAACCGAAATGGAAGTCAAATCGTCGTGCATTTATGGAAAG CGAATGTCTGAATACCGGTCCTGGAGACAGGTAAAAATCGAAATCAAAGGTGATATCCTAAAAATATACTCTGGCCGCAGTTCTAAATCGGAAACAAAT GTGATAGaacttgatgtaaaaatgtttaatatcgTCGATGAATCAGctgataagaaaaaatatgtattcCGCCTGCAATCTAAACCTCGAgtacaaaataatttaacaacctcttcttcgtcatcatcatcagcatcgGTACCAGCATCTGGTAATACCGATTTGCTATACGATGAAACTCAAGAAAAACTATCCTCGTCATCCTCATCGACAGCTACCAATAATTCAGAGCACacagaaattgtttttaaaacaaaaagtgctACCGAGATGAAACgcattttcaatttattacaaGAAAAGTGTAATATGAATAATAGCGATACT GATCTCAAAGAAAAACAACTAGCTGAACCGCAAAAAACTGCAGCTGCAACAACAATGCCAACAATAACGTACTGTGATGATAATGTCGTACAACAACAaacacagcaacaacaacaagagtATTCACCTCAGAGTTCAACGTCACGTGGTGGTGATATCGAAATCGAATCGATATCTCCCGTCATGAAATCCAGAAAATCCCAACACAAGAACCTTCCCGACAAGGATCTTGGATCGCCAAAGGCGAAAAATTGGAAAGATTTACTCTTTCGACGGAACCATGGCACTAGTGCTGATATATCACCATCAACACTGGCGTCGAGTTCCAAAACAACTGGTTCTATTGGGGTGCCTCTAAGAACGTGTCCAATG TCCAAAAACAACGAATACGTTCCACTAATCGTAGATGTCTGCACAAACATTGTCGAGACCAAGGGTCTAAGTGTTATCGGCATTTACAGAATACCCGGCAACAAAGCTGCCATTTCCGAACTAAAAGATCAAGTAAATAAAACTGATTTCTGCTGGGATCGTTGCAACACCGATGTCAGGTGGGAAGATGTTAATGTTGTATCGAGTCTATTAAAGTTATTCATACGAAGTCTGCCCGATGCATTGCTGCCAAGTAATTTTTACAACCATTTCATCGAAGCCGATAAGAAAATCGGTTTATTGCGACTACGTGAACTAAAAGATTTACTGCGTTCACTACCACGTAATTCCTACGAAACAATGAAGCATTTGATTAGGCATTTAAGTCGTGTGAGTAAGAATTGTCACATTAATCTAATGGAGCCGAAAAATTTGGCCATTATCTTTGGTCCATCGATTATACGAACGCCCAATGAGACACTCGAAATCGCAGTCAAAGATATGAAACATCAATGCAGAATTGTTGAGCTTTTGCTAACGCAG TATGACTACTTTTTTGAGGACGGTGAACTGCCCGAAATCGAAGCCAATGTAGCCAGTATAACATCCTCATCAACATCATCCTCCCATCAGGATCAGACCAGCCTCCTGCTGGATaatgtttcaaaaattgaaCGCCTCAACGATCGAGAGTCCCTTACTTCTCGGCTAATTCCACATTTGCGTCGGCGAACACATTCGAAACGAAGTGCTGTCAGCTCGGACACGTATTCGGGAGAAAGTGTTTTG TCTCTGGAATATGGCAATAAGAAGACATCAGATTCTCCACCTGCTGCCAGTACACCCACCTCAAAGGAACACCAGTCCTTTGAGAATGCCAGTAAAGAGCGTAGTGTTGTGGATAATGTTTCCATACTGACAGATGAGGAGTCAAGTAACAGTCGGATAAGTGATAGTG GTTCAATGTCATTGACAACAATCACAGATACATTAGATTCAAAACTACGTAATCTACGCAGTGGTTCAGAGTCCAATGATGAAAACAATGGCAGTCCGAATCGCCAACAACGCGGTGATAATTTTGCCCGACGGCACACATTCGGCCAGCCACTGATTCTACACGAGAACATTCCCTATGCCGATGAGTCGCCCGAACGGCATCATCACAACGAAATGAcaaattttaagacttttgCCTCGCGAAATAGCGCCATTGTGCGTGATTTTCCTAAAAACATTCGATTTTCTTCTGTATACGAAGCAGCATGTTCGGATGACTCTGAAGGTTCCACCACAAGTGATCCGAAAGAGGCTTTAATTATATCGTCGCCGTCGTTTTTTCTCGAGCGCTACAAGAAACGACGTGATCACCGGCTCTTTCGTTCTGCCTCCTTCAATTGCCGAAATTACTCCAATCGTAGTGCTGCAGGGGGAGGAGGAGGAGGTGGAGGAGTCGGTGGTGGCGGCGGTGGAGGAGGAGGAGGCACCGTAGGTTGCAATAATTCCGCATTAACTAAAGATGAAAAGACTGATATGAATTTGACGAAGAAGCGACAAATCCAGAATAAACAAAATCGCTCCATAAAGCGACGGCATACGGTGGGTGGGCCGCACGACTATACCGCAACTACAGTGGTAAGACGTGCTGCCGCTACCCCATCGCAGCTAGCTTCTGGTGCTGTTGTTGTGCCTTCAAATGGCAGTGGCAATAATAATGTTGCCGATCATGTTTTAGAAGTAGGAATTCGAATAAAGAATGTAAATAGAAGATACTGA
- the LOC129912679 gene encoding rho GTPase-activating protein 21 isoform X1, with amino-acid sequence MLQNSNTIQPKVVVIRRRPNQGFGFTLRHFIAYPPEDDPSWPESSNAYQRKAMETIFIKEVQATGPACYAGLQTGDRVLMVNNIPIAGISYSLIVSMIKQTPSVLTLHVVPKECDVLQMHYTIAHTPESNRLAKSAAIALPGSGVAAAVPSAPSHKSIHQQMISYPVGSSRSKQNTKSILSNEDYHELGGRYSPMLLHGDNTFSRSKAPPNLSVLPRTAADNDLMIRLRESIKQKEEFLKSPLPHTQPNFFHSQQPMTMSARGQVAAKIATSKQQPITRDLLPASCDMQNFYAKNLPPNLADSMRTTTTTSSSNNRGDIMKTTIMRYRNMSSTGSSGSMSGASSSSSTMKDKFHKELEYLESLPEMGVTNQVFERKLVSTRAKGGFDPFKPLTINTSLDGSNSVLNKPIIYDTVQHCVVDGQQSSRMEIYKANVASAGMDEYHVPNKYSSSKTVENHHRTESKQSLTDIAEAGDMPSIPVSSEVVRRYKPINIDDNKPMRRISYLRATNNENEYNTDVTTTTTTTTASEVSDAESKRTSINSEIRDSIHIENVPEMNGKHETKDVATEVEVFETEMEVKSSCIYGKRMSEYRSWRQVKIEIKGDILKIYSGRSSKSETNVIELDVKMFNIVDESADKKKYVFRLQSKPRVQNNLTTSSSSSSSASVPASGNTDLLYDETQEKLSSSSSSTATNNSEHTEIVFKTKSATEMKRIFNLLQEKCNMNNSDTDLKEKQLAEPQKTAAATTMPTITYCDDNVVQQQTQQQQQEYSPQSSTSRGGDIEIESISPVMKSRKSQHKNLPDKDLGSPKAKNWKDLLFRRNHGTSADISPSTLASSSKTTGSIGVPLRTCPMSKNNEYVPLIVDVCTNIVETKGLSVIGIYRIPGNKAAISELKDQVNKTDFCWDRCNTDVRWEDVNVVSSLLKLFIRSLPDALLPSNFYNHFIEADKKIGLLRLRELKDLLRSLPRNSYETMKHLIRHLSRVSKNCHINLMEPKNLAIIFGPSIIRTPNETLEIAVKDMKHQCRIVELLLTQYDYFFEDGELPEIEANVASITSSSTSSSHQDQTSLLLDNVSKIERLNDRESLTSRLIPHLRRRTHSKRSAVSSDTYSGESVLSLEYGNKKTSDSPPAASTPTSKEHQSFENASKERSVVDNVSILTDEESSNSRISDSGSMSLTTITDTLDSKLRNLRSGSESNDENNGSPNRQQRGDNFARRHTFGQPLILHENIPYADESPERHHHNEMTNFKTFASRNSAIVRDFPKNIRFSSVYEAACSDDSEGSTTSDPKEALIISSPSFFLERYKKRRDHRLFRSASFNCRNYSNRSAAGGGGGGGGVGGGGGGGGGGTVGCNNSALTKDEKTDMNLTKKRQIQNKQNRSIKRRHTVGGPHDYTATTVVRRAAATPSQLASGAVVVPSNGSGNNNVADHVLEVGIRIKNVNRRY; translated from the exons atgcTGCAAAACTCAAATACAATCCAACCGAAAGTCGTGGTGATAAGGCGTAGACCGAATCAGGGATTTGGTTTCACGTTACGTCACTTCATAGCTTATCCACCAGAAGATGATCCTTCCTGGCCG gaatctTCCAACGCATACCAAAGAAAAGCTATGgaaacaatatttattaaagAAGTCCAGGCAACCGGACCAGCATGTTATGCTGGCTTACAAACCGGTGATCGTGTCCTAATGGTGAATAACATTCCGATAGCTGGGATCTCGTACAGTTTAATTGTTTCTATGATAAAACAAACCCCATCGGTACTAACACTGCATGTTGTTCCGAAGGAATGTGATGTCTTGCAAATG CATTATACAATAGCACACACACCGGAGTCAAATCGTTTGGCTAAATCTGCTGCTATTGCTTTGCCTGGTAGtggtgttgctgctgctgttccTTCGGCACCATCACATAAATCCATTCATCAACAGATGATCTCATATCCCGTTGGTTCTAGCCGTTCCAagcaaaatacaaaatcaataTTGAGCAATGAGGACTACCACGAATTAGGAGGTCGTTATAGTCCGATGCTTCTGCATGGGGACAATACTTTTTCACG CTCTAAAGCTCCACCTAATTTATCAGTATTACCACGAACCGCTGCAGACAATGACCTGATGATCCGGCTGCGTGAAAGCATCAAGCAGAAGGAAGAATTCCTCAAATCACCACTGCCGCACACGCAGCCGAATTTTTTCCATTCCCAGCAACCAATGACGATGTCAGCTCGTGGTCAAGTTGCGGCAAAAATTGCCACTTCTAAACAACAACCAATAACTAGAGATCTCCTGCCGGCTAGTTGTGATATGCAAAATTTCTATGCGAAAAATCTACCACCGAACTTGGCCGATAGCATGAGAACAACAACGACAACCAGCAGCAGCAATAATCGTGGTGATATTATGAAGACAACGATAATGCGCTACCGAAATATGTCCAGCACCGGTAGCAGTGGTAGCATGAGTGGTGCAAGCAGTAGTAGTAGTACAATGAAAGACAAATTCCATAAGGAATTGGAATATTTGGAATCCCTACCTGAAATGGGTGTTACCAATCAAGT GTTTGAAAGGAAGCTGGTATCAACAAGAGCGAAAGGAGGATTTGATCCATTTAAACCACTGACGATCAACACATCCTTGGATGGTAGTAATAGCGTGCTAAATAAGCCCATAATTTACGACACAGTGCAGCATTGTGTGGTTGATGGACAGCAGAGCAGTAGAATGGAAATCTATAAGGCAAATGTGGCATCTGCTGGAATGGATGAATACCATGTGCCAAATA aATACTCCTCTTCAAAAACTGTTGAAAATCATCATCGTACAGAATCGAAACAGTCGCTGACTGATATTGCAGAAGCTGGGGATATGCCAAGCATACCAG TTTCTTCGGAAGTCGTTCGACGATATAAGCCAATTAATATTGACGATAATAAACCGATGCGTAGGATATCATATTTAAGGGCCACCAACAACGAAAATGAATACAATACAGATGTAacgacgacaacaacaacaactacagcaAGTGAAGTTTCAGATGCCGAAAGCAAGCGCACATCGATAAATAGTGAAATACGCGATAg cattcACATAGAGAATGTTCCTGAAATGAATGGAAAACATGAAACAAAAGATGTGGCAACTGAAGTTGAAGTTTTTGAAACCGAAATGGAAGTCAAATCGTCGTGCATTTATGGAAAG CGAATGTCTGAATACCGGTCCTGGAGACAGGTAAAAATCGAAATCAAAGGTGATATCCTAAAAATATACTCTGGCCGCAGTTCTAAATCGGAAACAAAT GTGATAGaacttgatgtaaaaatgtttaatatcgTCGATGAATCAGctgataagaaaaaatatgtattcCGCCTGCAATCTAAACCTCGAgtacaaaataatttaacaacctcttcttcgtcatcatcatcagcatcgGTACCAGCATCTGGTAATACCGATTTGCTATACGATGAAACTCAAGAAAAACTATCCTCGTCATCCTCATCGACAGCTACCAATAATTCAGAGCACacagaaattgtttttaaaacaaaaagtgctACCGAGATGAAACgcattttcaatttattacaaGAAAAGTGTAATATGAATAATAGCGATACT GATCTCAAAGAAAAACAACTAGCTGAACCGCAAAAAACTGCAGCTGCAACAACAATGCCAACAATAACGTACTGTGATGATAATGTCGTACAACAACAaacacagcaacaacaacaagagtATTCACCTCAGAGTTCAACGTCACGTGGTGGTGATATCGAAATCGAATCGATATCTCCCGTCATGAAATCCAGAAAATCCCAACACAAGAACCTTCCCGACAAGGATCTTGGATCGCCAAAGGCGAAAAATTGGAAAGATTTACTCTTTCGACGGAACCATGGCACTAGTGCTGATATATCACCATCAACACTGGCGTCGAGTTCCAAAACAACTGGTTCTATTGGGGTGCCTCTAAGAACGTGTCCAATG TCCAAAAACAACGAATACGTTCCACTAATCGTAGATGTCTGCACAAACATTGTCGAGACCAAGGGTCTAAGTGTTATCGGCATTTACAGAATACCCGGCAACAAAGCTGCCATTTCCGAACTAAAAGATCAAGTAAATAAAACTGATTTCTGCTGGGATCGTTGCAACACCGATGTCAGGTGGGAAGATGTTAATGTTGTATCGAGTCTATTAAAGTTATTCATACGAAGTCTGCCCGATGCATTGCTGCCAAGTAATTTTTACAACCATTTCATCGAAGCCGATAAGAAAATCGGTTTATTGCGACTACGTGAACTAAAAGATTTACTGCGTTCACTACCACGTAATTCCTACGAAACAATGAAGCATTTGATTAGGCATTTAAGTCGTGTGAGTAAGAATTGTCACATTAATCTAATGGAGCCGAAAAATTTGGCCATTATCTTTGGTCCATCGATTATACGAACGCCCAATGAGACACTCGAAATCGCAGTCAAAGATATGAAACATCAATGCAGAATTGTTGAGCTTTTGCTAACGCAG TATGACTACTTTTTTGAGGACGGTGAACTGCCCGAAATCGAAGCCAATGTAGCCAGTATAACATCCTCATCAACATCATCCTCCCATCAGGATCAGACCAGCCTCCTGCTGGATaatgtttcaaaaattgaaCGCCTCAACGATCGAGAGTCCCTTACTTCTCGGCTAATTCCACATTTGCGTCGGCGAACACATTCGAAACGAAGTGCTGTCAGCTCGGACACGTATTCGGGAGAAAGTGTTTTG TCTCTGGAATATGGCAATAAGAAGACATCAGATTCTCCACCTGCTGCCAGTACACCCACCTCAAAGGAACACCAGTCCTTTGAGAATGCCAGTAAAGAGCGTAGTGTTGTGGATAATGTTTCCATACTGACAGATGAGGAGTCAAGTAACAGTCGGATAAGTGATAGTG GTTCAATGTCATTGACAACAATCACAGATACATTAGATTCAAAACTACGTAATCTACGCAGTGGTTCAGAGTCCAATGATGAAAACAATGGCAGTCCGAATCGCCAACAACGCGGTGATAATTTTGCCCGACGGCACACATTCGGCCAGCCACTGATTCTACACGAGAACATTCCCTATGCCGATGAGTCGCCCGAACGGCATCATCACAACGAAATGAcaaattttaagacttttgCCTCGCGAAATAGCGCCATTGTGCGTGATTTTCCTAAAAACATTCGATTTTCTTCTGTATACGAAGCAGCATGTTCGGATGACTCTGAAGGTTCCACCACAAGTGATCCGAAAGAGGCTTTAATTATATCGTCGCCGTCGTTTTTTCTCGAGCGCTACAAGAAACGACGTGATCACCGGCTCTTTCGTTCTGCCTCCTTCAATTGCCGAAATTACTCCAATCGTAGTGCTGCAGGGGGAGGAGGAGGAGGTGGAGGAGTCGGTGGTGGCGGCGGTGGAGGAGGAGGAGGCACCGTAGGTTGCAATAATTCCGCATTAACTAAAGATGAAAAGACTGATATGAATTTGACGAAGAAGCGACAAATCCAGAATAAACAAAATCGCTCCATAAAGCGACGGCATACGGTGGGTGGGCCGCACGACTATACCGCAACTACAGTGGTAAGACGTGCTGCCGCTACCCCATCGCAGCTAGCTTCTGGTGCTGTTGTTGTGCCTTCAAATGGCAGTGGCAATAATAATGTTGCCGATCATGTTTTAGAAGTAGGAATTCGAATAAAGAATGTAAATAGAAGATACTGA